The following proteins are encoded in a genomic region of Anticarsia gemmatalis isolate Benzon Research Colony breed Stoneville strain chromosome 17, ilAntGemm2 primary, whole genome shotgun sequence:
- the LOC142980271 gene encoding uncharacterized protein LOC142980271 — protein MNTYITVTCLLASVAVAFGSAIPAATLSYVPISTIEKIPSSNYGFNYAVNDPSTGDNKAQWETRHGDVVRGAYSLVEPDGNVRVVEYHADPISGFNAVVKRTGANIHSLSVPVAAPIVSKPITPILTKAVASPFLHAGPIAGPIGPIGPTGPIGPIGPIGPIGPIGPIGPIAPVNIAPITPVVDVVHRPVITPVIDTPPVIAPIAPALDLLPYFPISAPNPWVHLSGSSYGHKGNIVRRWAAGPISLDGKTLTIRTKHH, from the exons GTCACTTGCCTGTTGGCATCAGTTGCGGTTGCCTTCGGTTCGGCAATTCCCGCCGCAACACTGTCATATGTCCCGATCAGCACTATTGAAAAGATC CCAAGCTCAAACTACGGCTTCAACTACGCTGTAAACGATCCATCGACCGGTGACAACAAAGCTCAATGGGAGACCCGTCACGGTGACGTAGTGAGAGGAGCATACTCCTTGGTAGAGCCCGATGGCAATGTCCGCGTTGTGGAGTACCACGCTGACCCAATATCAGGCTTTAACGCAGTCGTTAAACGAACCGGCGCGAACATTCACTCACTCTCTGTACCAGTAGCGGCACCTATCGTTTCCAAGCCCATTACTCCTATATTAACGAAGGCAGTCGCTAGCCCATTTTTACATGCTGGACCGATAGCTGGTCCCATTGGACCTATTGGCCCTACTGGACCTATCGGACCCATTGGACCAATCGGTCCTATTGGTCCCATCGGCCCGATTGGTCCCATTGCTCCAGTTAACATAGCTCCAATCACGCCTGTAGTGGATGTCGTACACCGGCCGGTTATAACTCCGGTGATTGACACTCCGCCAGTCATCGCCCCAATCGCTCCCGCATTGGATCTACTACCATATTTCCCTATAAGTGCACCGAACCCATGGGTACATCTATCTGGTAGTTCGTACGGCCATAAAGGTAATATCGTTCGTCGCTGGGCAGCCGGCCCCATTTCATTGGACGGCAAGACCCTCACTATTAGAACCAAACAtcattaa